GGGAGTCCAGGCGCCCGCCGGCCACCATCCGTCGGCGTGCCGGCCGGCGATGTCAAGCATCCGGGGGCCGCTGGCGCCGATCCAGATCGGCGGTGTCCGGCCCTCGTAGGGTTCGGTGTCCAGGCGCGCGTGGTGCAGCGAGTAGAACCGGCCCTCGAAGTCGACCGGGCCGTCGCTCTGCCAGAGCAGGCGGATCACCGTCAGGGCTTCCTCGAAACGGCCGACCGGACGAGAGAAGTCAAAACCGTAGGGCAGCGTGTTTTCGCTCTCGCCGCTGCCCAGGCCGAGGATGAAGCGCCCCTTGGCGAGGTGATCGATGGTCAGCGCGGTCTGCGCGAGCATGACGGGATGGCGGCGCACCGTGTCGACCACGGCGCTGACGATCGGCACCCGCTCGGTCAGCACGGCCGCCGCGGCCGCGACCGCGAGCCCGTCGAGGTGGCGGTGCGGCGACGGGGAAGCGGTGGCCAGGTCGGTGAACTCGGGAGTCCAGATCGAGTCGGGCCAGAAACTGACCATGTGGTCGGGCAGCCAGATCGAGTGGTAGCGGCCGCTGTCGAGTTCGCCCAGCCGGGACAGGTCGAGGGGGAGCGTGGTGCGCAGGAACGCCGCGGGGTGAACGGTCATCGAGAGATGATGCTAAGCACCCGCACAGCATTCTGTCGACGAATAGGTGGCTAATGCGGGCCCGCGAGCGTAACGCTGTGGCGAATTCCAGCCGTGAAAATCGCCGTGGCGTTACGCTCGCGGATCGCGAAAGGGTTGTTTAGCCCGAGATGATGAACTCTTCGAGCTGAGTGCGCGCGATGTCGTCGGGCAGCTGCTGCGGCGGGCTCTTCATCAGGTAGGCCGACGCCGGGATCACCGGGCCGCCGATGCCGCGGTCCTTGGCGATCTTGGCGGCGCGCACCGCGTCGATGATGACGCCGGCGGAGTTCGGCGAGTCCCAGACCTCGAGCTTGTACTCCAGGTTCAGCGGCACGTCACCGAAGGCGCGGCCCTCGAGTCGGACGTAGGCCCACTTGCGGTCGTCGAGCCAGCCGACGTGGTCGGACGGGCCGATGTGCACGTCCTTGGTCTTGAACTCGCGCTGCAGGTTGGAGGTCACGGCCTGCGTCTTGGAGATCTTCTTGGACTCGAGGCGCTCGCGCTCGAGCATGTTGAGGAAGTCCATGTTGCCGCCGACGTTGAGCTGCATGGTGCGGTCCAGCTGCACGCCACGGTCCTCGAAGAGCTTGGCCATCACGCGGTGGGTGATGGTCGCGCCGACCTGGCTCTTGATGTCGTCGCCCACGATCGGCACGCCGGCATCGGCGAACTTCTTGGCCCACACCGGGTCCGAGGCGATGAACACCGGCAGCGCGTTGACGAACGCCACGCCGGCGTCGATGGCGCACTGCGCATAGAACTTATCGGCCTCTTCGGAGCCCACCGGCAGGTAGGAGACCAGGACGTCGACCTGGGCGTCCTTGAGCGCCTGGACCACGTCGACGGCGTCGGCGTCGGATACCTCGATGGTGTCGGCGTAGTACTTGCCGATGCCGTCCAGCGTGGGGCCGCGCTGCACCGTCACGTTGGTGGGCGGCACGTCGGCGATCTTGATGGTGTTGTTCTCCGAGGCGAAGATGGCCTCGGACAGGTCGAACCCGACCTTTTTGGCGTCCACGTCGAACGCGGCCACGAACTTCACGTCGCGCACGTGGTACTGACCGAACTTCACGTGCATCAAGCCGGGCACGGTGCTGTTCTCGTCGGCGTCGTAGTAGTACTGCACGCCCTGAACCAGCGAAGACGCGCAGTTACCGACGCCGACAATGGCGACTCGTACCTCCGTCGACGCAAGCGGCGCGTTCTGCTCACTCATATGGGCGTTCTCCTAACCTCTGACCTCTGACTGGGATGCTGGGTTCGTGCAGGGATTATGTTTGCTCGGAGAGGCCGGGCATAGCCCGCTCCGCAGCGATGAGCTCGTTGAGCCACTTGACTTCGCGCTCACTGGACTCGAGCCCCAATTGATGAAGCTGGCGGGTGTAGCGGTCGAACGAGCTACTGGCCCGCGCCACGGCTTCACGCAGACCCTCCCGCCGTTCCTCGACCTGACGGCGGCGGCCTTCCAGAATGCGCATCCGCGCCTCCGCCGGAGTCCGGTTGAAGAACGCCAGGTGTACCCCGAAGCCGTCGTCGGTGTAGTTGTGGGGACCGGTGTCGGCCACCAGCTCACCGAAACGCCGACGGCCCTCGTCGGTCAACTGGTAAACGCGCCGGGCCCGCCGGACAGGCGTCCCGGCCGGCGCGGCGTCCTCGGCGATCAACCCTTCCGCCTGCATGCGGCGCAGGGCCGGGTAGAGCGAACCGTACGAAAACGCCCGGAACGCGCCGAGTAAACCGGTCAGCCGTTTGCGCAACTCGTAGCCGTGCATGGGCGACTCGATCAGGAGGCCCAGGATGGCGAGCTCCAGCATCGATTCACCCCCTCAAAGACGGTTTGCTTGACTAGTTACGACGATTCGACGCCTCGCGCAATCGTATCGTCCCGATATATTAGCCACAACACCACTCGGTGTTGGTTTGCAATTCGTCACAGCCCGTGGGGGGCGGGGCCGGACGTTACGTGGGCAAACTCATCTGCTTGACGGTGCCGTCACCGCCGAAGGCGATGTAGCCGCTGCCGTAGTCGCTGGAGACATACAGCGACAGCGTGAGCGCGCCGGGCGTGGTCGGGTCTTTGGCCGGCTCGACGATCAAGTACGTCGACTTCACGTCGGCCGGCTTGATGCGCAACGTCTCCGGCGCCCCGCGCATGATCCCCACCGTCGCGTTGACGTCGAACTTGCTCAGGTCGACCGGCGCGGGACCGTCCGAGGAACTCTTGGCCGAGCTGGTCGGATCGCCCCACCCGCCGCGGTAGGTGTAGGCCAGCACCCGCCGGTCGTCGGAGGGGTCCGGACGGTCCAGCGCCGCGTAGGTCGGGTAGATGACCAGCCGATAGCCCATGGTGTCGCCGAACCGTTTGCGCATCTGCTCGAGCAATCCCGTCAGGCCGCCGACCGAGTGCAGCTGCGTGGGCGGCGTCAGCACGACGGCGTTGACGCCGTCGGGCTTGGCTCCCGGGTCCGTGGTGAAGTCCAGCGGCGAGCGGGTGTTGCCGTAAAGGCCCCAACCGATCCCCATGCCCAGCAGGACCGCGACGACGAAGGCGGCGGCCAGCGGGCCCCGCCCGCCCGGCCGCGGACGTTTGGGCCGCGAGTCGAGCGCGGGCAATGGCCGGCTGGTGTTGGATTGCAGATCGCCCACCAGAGCCTGTAGGTCGCCGAGCGTCACCGCCTTGGTGGCCGCGCTGACCCGTTCGCGATGTTCCTCGGCGGAGACCTCGCCGTCGCTTAGCGCGTTGTCGAGGATCGCGCAAGTGTCTTGACGGTCGGTGTCCTTGGCGCGGGTGCTCGCCGTCACCCCGCCAGCGAGCGGTGTCCCGAGCCATTTCGCCACGGGATGATCGTAGAAGTCCGACTCCGGTTGGGCGCGGAAACCGCCATCGATCGCCGTGGGGCGGGCCGCCACAGTTTTGGTTGCGTATCACTGGTCGGGATGGCGTCGTACTCTGGTGGGCGTGCGACTGCAGCGACAAGTGGTGGACTACGCGCTTCGGCGGCGCTCACTGCTGGCCCAGGTGTACTCGGGCCGAACGGGCGTGTCCGAGGTGTGTGACGCGAACCCGTATCTGCTGCGCGCCGCCAAGTTTCACGGGAAACCAAGCCAGGTCATGTGCCCGATCTGCCGCAAGGAGCAGCTGACGCTGGTGTCGTGGGTGTTCGGCGAACACCTGGGCGCGGTCTCGGGCTCGGCGCGCACGGCCGAGGAGCTGGTGATGCTGGCCACCCGATTCGACGAGTTCGCGGTCCACGTGGTGGAGGTGTGCCGCACGTGCAGCTGGAACCACCTCGTCAAGTCCTATGTGCTCGGTGCGGCGCGCCCGGCATCTCCTCCCAAGGGCGGCGGGCGCTCGCGGACGGCGCGCAACGGCGCCCGCACGGCCACTGAATGAGCTCGAACGACGAAGGACGGCACAGCCAGTCGTCCGGTGACCAACGTGGGCCAGGCACTGAGCGGGCGGGCAACCACGACAAGGACGACCATTCCGACCGCGAGCGCCGGAGTGGCGAGCCTCAGAATTCCGGCCAACGGAATGCGCCGCCACCGTCCAATCGCCGCCGGCAGGGCCCGCCCGACGATCGCCTGACCACGATCCTGCCTGCGGTCAAAGATGACCGCGCGCCCCGGCGTTCCGATCCCATCGACGAAGTCAAAGCCGCCCTGGCCGGGCCCCCGTCGGCGCCCGTGCGGCGTGACGCGCTCGACGAGGTCAAGGCCGCCTTGGACCGCCGAGGGCCCGCGTCCGGCCGGCAGGAGCGTGCCAGCTTCGGAGGCCGCCCACCCGGCGGACCCCCGCCGCCGCCGCCGCGGCGTGGGGGGTCGGGGGGTTCCGACGGACCCGGCAGGCGGGCGGCCGGGCCGTGGCGTGACTGGCCCTGGACGCAGCAGGTCAACTGGCTGTGGGTGCGACGGGCGGCCTACCTATGTGCGGCCGTGTTGGTGCTGTTGCCCATCGTCACCTTCGGCATGGCGTACTTCATCGTCGACATTCCCAAGCCGGGTGACCTTCGTACCAACCAGGTTTCGACCATCCTGGCCAGCGACGGCTCGGAGATCGCCAAAATCATTCCCCCGGAGGGCAATCGGGTCGACGTCAACCTCAACCAAGTGCCCGTGCATGTCCGCCGGGCGGTGATCGCCGCCGAGGACCGCAACTTCTATTCCAACCCCGGCTTCGACTTCAGCGGCTTCGCGCGGGCGGTGAGCAACAACCTGTTCGGCAGCGGGGACCTGCAGGGTGGATCGACGATCACCCAGCAATACGTCAAGAACGCCCTCGTCGGCTCGGCGCAACACGGCATCAGCGGCCTGATGCGCAAGGCCAAGGAATTGGTCATCGCCACCAAGATGTCGGGGGAGTGGTCCAAAGACGAAGTGCTGCAGGCCTATCTGAACATCATCTACTTCGGCCGCGGCGCCTACGGCATTTCCGCGGCGTCGAAGGCCTACTTCGACAAGCCCGTCGAGCAGCTCACCGTGTCGGAGGGAGCGCTGCTGGCGGCCCTCATTCGGCGCCCATCCACCCTGGACCCGGCCGTCGACCCCAAGGGCGCCCTGGCGCGCTGGAACTGGGTGCTCGACGGCATGGTCGAAACCAAGGCGCTGTCGTCCAACGACCGTGCCGCGCAGGTGTTCCCGCAGACCGTGCCACCCGATCAGGCACGCGCGGAGAACCAGACGACCGGGCCCAATGGCCTCATCGAGCGCCAGGTGACCCGAGAGTTGATGGATCTGTTCAACATCGACGAACGGACCCTGAACACCCAGGGGCTGCAGGTCACCACGACCATCGACCCCAAGGCCCAGCAGGCCGCCGAGAAGGCCGTGTCGAAATACCTTGACGGACAAGACCCCGACATGCGTACGGCGGTGGTGTCGGCCGATCCGCACGACGGCTCCATCCGGGCCTACTACGGCGGCAGCGACGCCAACGGTTTCGACTTCGCTCAGGCCGGATTGCAGACCGGGTCGTCGTTCAAGGTGTTCTGCCTGATCGCCGCGCTCGAGCAGGGGATCGGCCTGGGCTATCAAGTGGACAGTTCGCCGCTGACCGTCGACGGCATCAAGATCACGAACGTCGAGGGCGAAAGTTGCGGGACGTGCAACATCGCCCAGGCGCTCAAGCAATCGTTGAACACCTCGTATTACCGGCTGATGCTCAAGCTCAAGGGCGGGCCGCAGGCCGTGGCCGACGCGGCGCACCAGGCCGGCGTCGCGACCAGCTTCCCCGGCGTGCCCCACACGCTGTCCGAGGACGGCAAGGGTGGACCGCCGAACAACGGAATTGTGTTGGGCCAGTATCAGACCCGAGTGATCGACATGGCTTCCGCGTATGCCACGCTGGCCGCGTCCGGTGTCTACCACCGGCCGCATTTCGTCCAGAAGGTCGTCAACTCCGACGGCCAGGTGCTCTTCGATGCGAGCAAGTCCGAGAACAACGGCGAGCAGCGCATCCCCAAGGCCGTCGCCGACAACGCCACCGCGGCCATGGCGCCGATCGCCAGCTACTCGCGCGGCCACGCCCTGGCCGGTGGCAGGCCGTCGGCGGCCAAGACCGGCACCACGCAGCTAGGTGACACCAACTCGGACAAGGACGCCTGGATGGTCGGTTACACGCCGTCGCTGTCGACGGCAGTGTGGCTGGGTACGGCCAAAGGTGACGAGCCACTCGTAACGGCTTCGGGCGCACCGGTTTACGGATCGGGGCTGCCCTCGGATATCTGGAAGGCCACCATGGACGGCGCCCTCAAGGGCACCTCCAACGAATCCTTCCCCAAGCCCACCGAGATCGGCGGCTATGCGGGTGTGCCGGCGCCGCCGCCCCCGCCGAAGCCGCCGGCGGAAACCGTCATTCAGCCCACCATCGAAGTGGCGCCGGGCATCACCATCCCGGTCGGTCCGCCCACGACGATCACGCTGGCGCCACCGCCGCCCGGGGGCGGCCCGCCGGGCTCTCCGGAGCCGGGTGGTGGTGCGCCGCCGGGTGGGCCCCAAGCGCCGCCTCCGCCGCCGTGACCGGGGACGCGGAACAGGGCGCCACGATTTCACCGCGGCCGCTGGCCGCGGACCTGCGGAGCGCCGATAACCGAGACTGCCCGAGCCGCACCGACTTTCTGGGCGCCGCGCTCGCCGACGTCGTCGGGGGCCCGGTCGGCCGGCACGCACTGATCGGCCGCGCTCGGTTGATGACCCCGCTGCGGGTGATGTTCCTGATCGGATTGGTGTTTTTGGCGCTCGGCTGGTCGACCAAGGCGGCCTGCCTGCAAAGCACCGGCACCGGCACCGGCGATCAGCGCGTGGCCAATTGGGACAACCAGCGCGCCTACTACGAGTTGTGCTACTCCGACACAGTGCCGCTCTACGGCGCGGAGTTGTTGAGCCAGGGCAAATTTCCCTACAAGTCGAGCTGGATCGAGACGGACTCCACCGGCGCCCAGCAGATCCGCTACGACGGCCAGCCCGCGGTGCGGTACATGGAGTATCCCGTGCTGACGGGGATGTACCAGTACGTGTCGATGGCGTTGGCCAAGACCTACACGGCGCTGAGCAAGGTGGCCCCGCTTCCGGTGGTCGCCGAGGTCGTGATGTTCTTCAACGTCTCGGCGTTCGGCTTGGCGCTGGCCTGGCTGGCCACCGTCTGGGCGTCTGCGGGCCTGGCCGGCCGGCGGGTCTGGGATGGGGCCCTGGTGGCGGCCGCACCGGTGCTGATCTTTCAGATTTTCACCAATTTCGACGCGCTGGCAACGGGATTCGCGATGGCCGGTCTGCTGGCGTGGGCGCGGCGCAAGCCGGTGCTCGCCGGTGTGCTGATCGGGTTGGGGGCCGCGGCAAAGCTGTACCCGCTGCTGTTCCTGGGTCCAATGCTGCTGCTGGGAATCCGTACCGGGCGGCTGCGGGCGTGGGGGCGCACCACGGTGGCGGCCGTGGCGACCTGGCTGTTGGTGAATCTGCCCGTGCTGGTGTTCTTTCCGCGGGGATGGTCGGAGTTCTTCCGGCTCAATACGCGACGCGGCGACGACATGGACTCGTTGTACAACGTCGTGAAATCGTTCACCGGCTGGCGGGGTTTCGATCCCAAGCTGGGGTTCTGGCAGCCGCCGACGGTGCTGAACACGGTGGTCGCGGTGCTGTTCGTGACGTGTTGTGCGGCAATCGCATTCATCATCTTGACCGCTCCGCGACGGCCGCGGGTGGTGCAGGTGGTGTTCCTGGTGGTGGCCGCCTTTCTGCTGACCAACAAGGTGTGGAGTCCGCAGTTCTCGCTGTGGCTGGTGCCGCTGGCGGTGCTCGCGCTGCCGCATCGCCGGGTGCTCCTGGCCTGGATGACCATCGACGCGCTGGTGTGGGTGCCGCGGATGTATTACCTGTACGGCAACCCGAACCGTTCGCTGCCCGAGCAGTTCTTCACCACCACGGTGCTGTTGCGCGACGTCGCGGTCATGGTGTTGTGCGCGCTCGTGATCCGCCAGATCTACCGGCCCGACGAGGATTTGGTGCGCTGGGGAGGACGGGTGGACGATCCGGCGGGCGGGCCGTTCGACCGCGCACCCGACGCCCCGCCGCAGTGGCTGCCGGACTGGCTGCGGCCGGTGGGGTCACGCCGCGCGAGCGCCCCCGCCTCCGACGACGCCGGCAAACAACCCGCGATGGCAAGCGACGTCGGCGCGACGTGACGTCATGATTCAAGTCGTCATCCCGATCTTTCCGCGCTTCACCGCGCTCGACGCGGTGGGCCCCTACGAAGTGCTGCAACGCATCCCGTCGATCGAGGTCGTGTTCGTCGGGCAGCGCCGCGGCGAGGTGCGGACCGAAAACGGAATGCTCGGCGTGACCTGCGACGCCACGTTCGACGAGGTGAGCGCACCGGACGTGGTGGTGTTTCCCGGCGGCATCGGCACCCGCCAACTGATCCACGACGAGGCCATCGGTGACTGGCTGCGGGCGGTGCATCCGCACACCAGGTTCACCACCTCGGTCTGCACGGGCGCGCTGCTGCTCGCCGCGGCCGGGCTGCTGGACGGGTTGACCGCCACCACCCACTGGGGGGCCGCCGACCTGCTCAACAGTTTGGGTGCGCGCTACGTGCCCGAACGAGTGGTCGAGCACCTACCGCAGCGGATCATCACCGCGGCCGGGGTGTCCAGCGGCATCGACATGGCGTTGCGGCTGGTCGAGTTGCTCGTCGATCGTCAGGCGGCGCAGGCCGCCCAGCTGCTCATCGAATACGACCCGCAGCCGCCCTTCGACTCCGGCGCGCTCGGCAAGGCCGATCCGGCGACGCTGGCCAGGGCCAAGGAATATATGGCCGCCCGGCGCTAGTGAGGTTGCCCCGCGGCCCGGATTTTTCTGGTCAGGCCGGTATCCGGTAGCCTTGGGCGGTTGCCGACGCAGGCGACCCTCCTGCCGCGGATCGACCGTGGCCGTTTGAGACCAGAGGAGGTGGTGAGGTTTCCATGCGTCCATACGAAATCATGGTCATTCTTGACCCCACGCTCGACGAGCGCACCGTTGCTCCGTCCTTGGAGACGTTCCTGAACGTCGTCCGCAAGGATGGCGGATCCGTCGACAAGGTCGACATCTGGGGCCGGCGCCGGCTGGCGTACGAGATCGCCAAGCACGCCGAAGGCATTTACGTCGTCGTCGACCTGAAAGCCGAGCCGGCGACGGTGTCCGAGCTCGACCGCCAGCTCAGCCTCAACGAGTCGGTACTGCGCACCAAGGTGATGCGCACCGACAAGCACTAACAATCGTGGCCGCGCCGTGGACCCACGGCGGGGTGCACCTGCGTAGGCTCAGCGAGGACACGCTCATGACATCCACTTCCGGAGCGGCGAGCAACAGCGTGGAACGAGGAGGAAACTGTGGCTGGTGACACCACTATCACCGTCGTCGGAAATCTGACCGCAGACCCTGAACTGCGGTTCACTCCGTCGGGTGCCGCCGTCGCGAATTTCACGGTGGCGTCGACGCCTCGGATCTATGACCGCCAGAGCGGGGAGTGGAAGGACGGCGAGGCGCTGTTCCTGCGGTGCAACATTTGGCGGGAGGCGGCCGAGAACGTCGCCGAAAGCCTCACCCGCGGCTCCCGCGTGATCGTCACGGGCCGGCTCAAGCAGCGCTCGTTCGAGACGCGCGAAGGTGAGAAGCGCACCGTCGTCGAGGTCGAGGTCGACGAGATCGGCCCCTCGCTGCGGTACGCCACGGCCAAGGTCAACAAGGCCTCGCGCAGCGGCGGCGGTGGCGGTGGCTTCGGCGGTGGGGGAGGCGGCGGATCCCGCCAGCAGCAGGCGGCGCCCGCGAGCAGCGCACCGGCCGACGACCCGTGGGGCAGTGCCCCGGCATCGGGCTCGTTCGGCGGCGGCGACGACGAACCGCCGTTCTAACAGAACTTCAGCAGTAGAAAAGGAAAAGAAAGACAGACATGGCCAAGTCCAACAAGCGGCGCCCGGCACCGGAAAAGCCGGTCAAGGCACGGAAATGTGTCTTCTGCGCCAAGAAGGATCAAGCGATCGACTACAAGGACACCGCGCTGCTGCGCACGTACATCAGTGAGCGCGGCAAGATTCGTGCGCGTCGCGTCACCGGCAACTGTGTCCAGCACCAACGCGACATCGCCATCGCGGTGAAGAATGCCCGCGAAGTGGCGCTGCTGCCCTTCACCTCCTCGGCGCGATAGGCGCTGAAGGCCAACTGAAAGTACGAAAACGATGAAGCTGATTCTGACGGCTGACGTCGACCACCTCGGTACCGTCGGCGACACTGTCGAGGTCAAGGACGGTTACGGCCGCAACTACCTGCTCCCGCGCGGTCTGGCGATCGTGGCCTCGCGCGGCGCGCAGAAGCAGGCCGACGATATCCGCCGGGCCCGCGAAACCAAGGCGGTGCGCGACCTCGGCCACGCCAACGAACTCAAGACGGCGATCGAGGCGCTGGGGCCGGTCTCGCTGCCCGTGAAGACCGCGGCGGATTCCGGGAAGCTGTTCGGCTCGGTGACCGCCGGCGATATCGTCGCCGCGATCAAGAAGGCGGGCGGCCCTAACCTGGACAAACGGATCGTCCGGCTGCCCAAGTCGCACATCAAAGCCCTCGGTACTCACCCGGTGGCGGTGCACCTGCACCCCGAGGTTGACGTCGAGGTCGCGCTCGAGGTCGTCGCGCAGAGCTAAGCGCCCGACATTTGCTCATTCCCGGCGGTGGCCCCTCTCGGCCGCCGCCGGGCTTCGTTGCGCTGCGGGCTTGCGGCGGACCTTCGTCCCGGACGGTCGCGGACGTGCTCCCTAGCGAACTATTTCCCGGGTACATTTCGGCGGCCCGCGTTACCGGCCCGTAACGCTGGGAAAATGTCGCGGAAAGCCAACACGCCCGGGACGGTAACCTGGCCCGACACGCCGTAGAGATTCTTGTCCACACTAATTTGATGGCGTTGTATGGCCGGTATCTGCGCCGATGTCCTCGCCCTTTGCATTAATCCACAGGTTCTCCACACCCCGCTCAACACAGGTGTCGACAGATATGCACACACGATGCACAGCTTCATGAACAGCTCCCCTTTTACCTAGTGGCCAGCAACGTCTAACGTCGTCCCGGCGCCGGACGTGCGGGCGCTCTGCGGCGAAGGTGTCAGGACCTTGACCTACCCTCAATGCCAGCTATCGAATGTATGTTCGGATGAATGGATCACGGGAGAAGGGAATCCATGGCGGTCGTCGATGATCTGACGTCGGGCATGGATGCATCGTCGCCGAGCGAGGATTTCGGGCGTCAGCCGCCGCAGGACCTGGCGGCCGAGCAGGCCGTGCTGGGCGGCATGCTGCTGAGCAAGGACGCCATCGCCGACGTGCTCGAACGGCTGCGTCCCGGGGACTTCTACCGCCCCGCGCACCAGAACGTCTACGACGCGATCCTGGATCTGTACGGGCGTGGGGAGCCGGCCGACGCCGTGACGGTCGCCGCGGAATTGGACCGCCGCAACCTGCTGCGTCGAATCGGCGGTGCGCCCTATCTGCACACCCTGATCTCGACGGTGCCCACCGCGGCCAACGCCGGCTACTACGCGACCATCGTGGCCGAGAAGGCGCTGCTGCGGCGCCTCGTCGAGGCCGGCACCCGGGTGGTGCAATACGGCTACGCGGGCGCCGAGGGTGCCGACGTGGCCGAGGTCGTCGACCGCGCGCAGGCGGAAATCTACGAGGTGGCCGAGCGGCGCACGACGGAGGATTTCGTACCGCTCGAGGATCTGCTGCAGCCGACGATGGACGAGATCGACGCCATCGCCTCCAACGGCGGTGTGGCGCGCGGCGTACCGACCGGCTTCACCGAACTCGACGAGGTGACCAACGGCCTGCACGCCGGGCAGATGATCATCGTGGCGGCTAGACCTGGAGTCGGGAAAGCTCTCGCGTTGGACACGCTGCTTCCCACACCGACGGGCTGGACGACGATGGGTGATGTCGCGGTCGGTGACGAGTTGCTCGGCGCCGACGGACAGCCCACGCGAGTCGTGGCGGCGACCGACGTGATGCTGGGACGGCCGTGCTACGAGGTGGAATTCTCTGACGGGACAGTGATCGTCGCTGACGCGGCGCATCAGTGGCTTACCGAGACGCGCGCGTCACGGAAGTCAGCGCAGGCGGCGGCGGTGGGTTACAACCGGTACAAGAATCAACGCACCTTTGCCGCGGTGCGAACGACGGCCGAGATCGCCGGAAGCTTGCGCTGCCCCACTCAAGACCGGCGACTGAACCACAGCGTCGTCAACTCGCGTGCCCTGGTCTTACCGGATCGCGAATACCTGGTGCCCCCTTACACACTCGGCGCCTGGCTCGGAGACGGCACCAGCGCCGCAGCCCAGATCACCGCGGTCGATCCTGAAATCGTCATGCGCATCGAAGCGGACGGCGTCGTCGCGGTTCCCTCGGAATCCGCGCGGTACCGCTACCAGCTCCGTCTGCCGGCTCATCCTGATCAAGCCCCGCGCCAGTGCGTGGTCTGCGGCACGTCGTTCATCCCCCACACCAGTCAGGTGCGGACCTGTGGACGCTCGTGTGGCGGCCGGGCACGATTTATTTCCGACGCGGTACCCAGCCCCACCTGCGACCGTTGCGGGGGACCATCCGTGGGGCTGCGACTGTGCCAGACATGCCACTCCACGGTCGGCACCTTGCAGGCGCGCCTGCGCACAATCGGAGTGCTTGGAAACAAGCACATCCCCATGGAATACCTGCGGGGATCCGAGGCGCAACGGCGCGAGTTACTCGCTGGCTTGCTCGATACCGATGGAACCGTGACAGCCGGTGGTGCCGTGCAGTTTTCAGTCACAAACCAGCGGCTCGCGTGCGATGTCGCCGAGCTGATCGTCAGCCTTGGCTATCGCTGCCA
The sequence above is drawn from the Mycobacterium marseillense genome and encodes:
- a CDS encoding PadR family transcriptional regulator; translated protein: MLELAILGLLIESPMHGYELRKRLTGLLGAFRAFSYGSLYPALRRMQAEGLIAEDAAPAGTPVRRARRVYQLTDEGRRRFGELVADTGPHNYTDDGFGVHLAFFNRTPAEARMRILEGRRRQVEERREGLREAVARASSSFDRYTRQLHQLGLESSEREVKWLNELIAAERAMPGLSEQT
- a CDS encoding inositol-3-phosphate synthase; this encodes MSEQNAPLASTEVRVAIVGVGNCASSLVQGVQYYYDADENSTVPGLMHVKFGQYHVRDVKFVAAFDVDAKKVGFDLSEAIFASENNTIKIADVPPTNVTVQRGPTLDGIGKYYADTIEVSDADAVDVVQALKDAQVDVLVSYLPVGSEEADKFYAQCAIDAGVAFVNALPVFIASDPVWAKKFADAGVPIVGDDIKSQVGATITHRVMAKLFEDRGVQLDRTMQLNVGGNMDFLNMLERERLESKKISKTQAVTSNLQREFKTKDVHIGPSDHVGWLDDRKWAYVRLEGRAFGDVPLNLEYKLEVWDSPNSAGVIIDAVRAAKIAKDRGIGGPVIPASAYLMKSPPQQLPDDIARTQLEEFIISG
- a CDS encoding LLM class flavin-dependent oxidoreductase, with product MTVHPAAFLRTTLPLDLSRLGELDSGRYHSIWLPDHMVSFWPDSIWTPEFTDLATASPSPHRHLDGLAVAAAAAVLTERVPIVSAVVDTVRRHPVMLAQTALTIDHLAKGRFILGLGSGESENTLPYGFDFSRPVGRFEEALTVIRLLWQSDGPVDFEGRFYSLHHARLDTEPYEGRTPPIWIGASGPRMLDIAGRHADGWWPAGAWTPEHYAEMLSTVRASAERAGRDPMAITPCFIQVCMIGEDDAALAEILQAPLVKAFLLQVSAKTLRDFGFEHPMGDGWRGFQDIDPAVLTRDRIVGFLGKVRPEMVLSVVPHGTPKEVAKIVKTYVDAGLRVPKILDYGAMAGLTYAQTSAANVRAAEDELVRLCGDPS
- a CDS encoding DUF1707 domain-containing protein; translated protein: MAKWLGTPLAGGVTASTRAKDTDRQDTCAILDNALSDGEVSAEEHRERVSAATKAVTLGDLQALVGDLQSNTSRPLPALDSRPKRPRPGGRGPLAAAFVVAVLLGMGIGWGLYGNTRSPLDFTTDPGAKPDGVNAVVLTPPTQLHSVGGLTGLLEQMRKRFGDTMGYRLVIYPTYAALDRPDPSDDRRVLAYTYRGGWGDPTSSAKSSSDGPAPVDLSKFDVNATVGIMRGAPETLRIKPADVKSTYLIVEPAKDPTTPGALTLSLYVSSDYGSGYIAFGGDGTVKQMSLPT
- a CDS encoding transglycosylase domain-containing protein, with protein sequence MSSNDEGRHSQSSGDQRGPGTERAGNHDKDDHSDRERRSGEPQNSGQRNAPPPSNRRRQGPPDDRLTTILPAVKDDRAPRRSDPIDEVKAALAGPPSAPVRRDALDEVKAALDRRGPASGRQERASFGGRPPGGPPPPPPRRGGSGGSDGPGRRAAGPWRDWPWTQQVNWLWVRRAAYLCAAVLVLLPIVTFGMAYFIVDIPKPGDLRTNQVSTILASDGSEIAKIIPPEGNRVDVNLNQVPVHVRRAVIAAEDRNFYSNPGFDFSGFARAVSNNLFGSGDLQGGSTITQQYVKNALVGSAQHGISGLMRKAKELVIATKMSGEWSKDEVLQAYLNIIYFGRGAYGISAASKAYFDKPVEQLTVSEGALLAALIRRPSTLDPAVDPKGALARWNWVLDGMVETKALSSNDRAAQVFPQTVPPDQARAENQTTGPNGLIERQVTRELMDLFNIDERTLNTQGLQVTTTIDPKAQQAAEKAVSKYLDGQDPDMRTAVVSADPHDGSIRAYYGGSDANGFDFAQAGLQTGSSFKVFCLIAALEQGIGLGYQVDSSPLTVDGIKITNVEGESCGTCNIAQALKQSLNTSYYRLMLKLKGGPQAVADAAHQAGVATSFPGVPHTLSEDGKGGPPNNGIVLGQYQTRVIDMASAYATLAASGVYHRPHFVQKVVNSDGQVLFDASKSENNGEQRIPKAVADNATAAMAPIASYSRGHALAGGRPSAAKTGTTQLGDTNSDKDAWMVGYTPSLSTAVWLGTAKGDEPLVTASGAPVYGSGLPSDIWKATMDGALKGTSNESFPKPTEIGGYAGVPAPPPPPKPPAETVIQPTIEVAPGITIPVGPPTTITLAPPPPGGGPPGSPEPGGGAPPGGPQAPPPPP
- a CDS encoding DUF5318 family protein is translated as MRLQRQVVDYALRRRSLLAQVYSGRTGVSEVCDANPYLLRAAKFHGKPSQVMCPICRKEQLTLVSWVFGEHLGAVSGSARTAEELVMLATRFDEFAVHVVEVCRTCSWNHLVKSYVLGAARPASPPKGGGRSRTARNGARTATE